CGGGATCAAACGCAAATTTTATTGATTCAAGTTCTCTCGAGGCGCTATCGACGAAACTTAAGCGTAAACCAGAGCTAGATAAATTCGTAAATACTTTTGCAGGAAAATCCAAAAGTGAAGGTTATGAGCTTTCTTTGCAAGTGGAAGATTTTAAGTTTGGCGATATGGAAACTTATGTGATGGATACCCAGAAGTTCAATGAAAAATTAGACGGAATCAATTGCTGCGCTGGTATTCTAGGGATGCCATTTTTAAAAAAGTATCCACTTGAAGTAAATATAATAGAAAAGAAAGTCACTTTCTCTAAAAAGCTTCCAGTAACTAAGGACCTTCAAAAATTTAAAATTAATATTGTTGGAAAAGATACAATTACTTTTAAATGCGATAAATTTCTTTATCGTCTTGATACGGGAAGTGAGGTTCCTGTGATTTTCCATCGCCACATTGTCGATAAATATTATCTTCGAGAGCAAATGTATGAGCAGGGTTTCTCTGGCAGTGGCCTACCATTTTTTGAAGTGCCGAATTTGAGTTGTTCGGGAATAAAGCTTGAAAACATTATAGGAACTTACTTTTATGGTTCTAGTGGAGCACTTACTCACACAGAAGTTGCAGGCAATGTTGGTGGATTTATTTTAGGAGAACACTATATTTTAAATTTATCTAAGAAAGAACTGTATATCGCTAAGAAGCCCATGGTATTTAAGGTTTCGAGCAAAAAGTTCACAGTGAGATTTGAGGAGAAAAATAAACAACCTGGTCATTTATCTCTCAACTCTCAAGCGAAAGCTCTTATTGTAAACGCATGTGCTGAAGCCTCTGATATCGAAAGCTGTATAAAGAAAGTGTGTGAAATAGAAAAACAAAAAATTTGCACTTTTAAAAGATCGGGAAGTGCCCTAGATGATTTCACAAACTTTTACTTCCCTTTGAAGACGGCTGATTGTTCGTTATCCCGTGTTGTTAGTGAACTAAGAGAAAGGCCTATTAGGTATAATTTTTGTTGGTTAAAATTATTTGAAGTAAATCATAAGGAAGCCTACGGCGATGATGTTGAGTTATCTCTCCCAAAATCTTTTGAGTCATTAAAGGATAAAGTTGTTTTAAGACAGATTGAAAATATTGTTCATGTCGCTTCTGATTATTACTGCCTAGCTAAGCACAATCGTCTTTTTAATGAAAAGGATTTAAATGCTGCTCTTTTTCCACTTTCAATTCGTGGTATGTCATTTAGCCGAGAAAGTTTAAAAACCTATGGAGATTGGCTTAAAACTGCCGATGGAAAAAATTGTAACCAAGAACTTATTGATACATATGGTGTTGGTATAAATAAAAAAATAGATAAAAAGTTCACTAAAAATAATCTTATTGTTGTAAATCCTTGGACGATCTTGGGGGATGGGACTGATCATTATGACCTGAACTATAGGAAGACTTTGCAACATGAACTTCTACACGCAGTTTTTTCGACAGATAAGAAAAAGAGGGAGCAGGCGAAAAGTGAATGGAGCGCCCTGTCAGAAAAAGAGCAGGAATCTTTTAAAAAGGCGCACCCATCGTATAATTTTGCAGATGAAGACATTTTGCTGAGGGAGTATTTCTCATATAAGTATGAGAGCTCTGAAGCACTAGCTAAATAATGACGCAGGTGGAGACAAAAGTCTTACCTCTTTTGTTGCCAATTTTAAGGCAAAAGCTTATACTTGGACTTAAATTTTGGCATAATATATTGTGGAGAAGCGATGACACGTCTTGTGATTTTCTGTCTATTTTTAAGTGGTTTAGCAATCGTTATGAACTTTTCAAGTTATAACGATATCAAATTAGACAGTGATAGATTTAATATGGAAGCAGCAGAGAAAGCACATGAGGCCCATGTTGAAGAACTAGCTGAATTAGCAAAAATGCACGCGGAAGCGACAACACCAAAAGTTATCTCTGATGATGTCGTTGTTGAAGAAAAGCCACTAGTAGAACTTGTTACACCTGCTCTTGTTAGAGCTGATAAGCTTTATAAACAGTGTATTGCTTGTCACGGTAAGGGTGGAGAAGGGAAATCAGCGAATAAAGCGCCAGGTATTGGTGGACAATTTGACTGGTATATTTCAAAACAACTTACTGATATGAGAGATGGTGTAAGAGTTAACCAGCAGATGCTTTCTATCGTAAGAAAACTTTCTGATCAAGATATAGCGGATCTATCGGCATATGTTTCTAAACTCCCATGGGGTTATAAAAAATAATTCAGATAATTAGGCCTCCTCTTGGAGGCTTTTTTGTTTCTGTAGTATAATGTCCTTATCTTCAATAAGGATGGCATCATGAAAAAATTATTTTTAATTTTAAGTCTTATTACACTGGCTTCGTGCTCATCAAAGCCCGTGCTC
The Bacteriovorax sp. Seq25_V genome window above contains:
- a CDS encoding retropepsin-like aspartic protease, with the translated sequence MNLFYCAVLAFFISFQSFSAEIKITKNIGPLVIVRIDGLDYLLDTGSNANFIDSSSLEALSTKLKRKPELDKFVNTFAGKSKSEGYELSLQVEDFKFGDMETYVMDTQKFNEKLDGINCCAGILGMPFLKKYPLEVNIIEKKVTFSKKLPVTKDLQKFKINIVGKDTITFKCDKFLYRLDTGSEVPVIFHRHIVDKYYLREQMYEQGFSGSGLPFFEVPNLSCSGIKLENIIGTYFYGSSGALTHTEVAGNVGGFILGEHYILNLSKKELYIAKKPMVFKVSSKKFTVRFEEKNKQPGHLSLNSQAKALIVNACAEASDIESCIKKVCEIEKQKICTFKRSGSALDDFTNFYFPLKTADCSLSRVVSELRERPIRYNFCWLKLFEVNHKEAYGDDVELSLPKSFESLKDKVVLRQIENIVHVASDYYCLAKHNRLFNEKDLNAALFPLSIRGMSFSRESLKTYGDWLKTADGKNCNQELIDTYGVGINKKIDKKFTKNNLIVVNPWTILGDGTDHYDLNYRKTLQHELLHAVFSTDKKKREQAKSEWSALSEKEQESFKKAHPSYNFADEDILLREYFSYKYESSEALAK
- a CDS encoding c-type cytochrome, which translates into the protein MTRLVIFCLFLSGLAIVMNFSSYNDIKLDSDRFNMEAAEKAHEAHVEELAELAKMHAEATTPKVISDDVVVEEKPLVELVTPALVRADKLYKQCIACHGKGGEGKSANKAPGIGGQFDWYISKQLTDMRDGVRVNQQMLSIVRKLSDQDIADLSAYVSKLPWGYKK